In Paenibacillus sonchi, a single genomic region encodes these proteins:
- a CDS encoding sensor domain-containing protein, whose product MNNKVYTMPIGAQESVQIPAQSQSKPRKGGTNPKVFRSIMYFIISVPLTIVYFVFMVTGLALSIGLTPVFIGIPLFFAVAKGMDYIVQFEQELVRSLLDIPEPSEEHRSNMQVEGAGFMQRMKLGFHAGKFARNIMLIMGRFVSSIVFFSLMITVVAAALGLITLPVLHQVFLQTMDLNILENSVFALFQIDWTLSQQYISYVVAGFVVALIANWVIRKLMDIQRRMLFVSYDEGQQY is encoded by the coding sequence ATGAACAATAAAGTGTATACTATGCCGATTGGAGCGCAAGAATCGGTGCAGATTCCAGCACAATCCCAATCTAAACCTCGCAAAGGTGGAACAAATCCCAAGGTATTCCGGAGCATTATGTATTTTATAATATCTGTGCCGCTAACCATTGTATATTTCGTATTTATGGTGACAGGGCTGGCGTTGTCCATTGGGTTAACACCTGTTTTCATCGGAATCCCCTTATTTTTTGCAGTAGCAAAGGGAATGGATTACATCGTACAATTTGAGCAAGAGCTGGTAAGATCGTTGCTGGATATTCCTGAACCAAGTGAAGAACACCGATCGAATATGCAGGTGGAGGGAGCGGGCTTCATGCAACGAATGAAGTTAGGTTTTCATGCTGGGAAGTTTGCACGTAACATCATGCTGATCATGGGCCGGTTCGTGTCCAGCATTGTTTTCTTTTCACTTATGATAACTGTGGTAGCGGCTGCACTCGGCCTGATTACACTGCCTGTGCTACATCAGGTTTTTCTGCAAACCATGGATTTGAATATTCTGGAGAATAGTGTGTTTGCCTTGTTCCAAATCGACTGGACATTATCTCAGCAATATATTTCTTATGTCGTAGCAGGATTTGTAGTTGCCTTGATCGCAAATTGGGTAATTCGCAAGCTTATGGATATACAACGTAGAATGCTGTTCGTATCCTACGATGAAGGACAGCAGTATTAA
- a CDS encoding DUF1801 domain-containing protein, which translates to MGAPWQAELSDRLREMIHQTIPSVEERIQYKKPHFLKNGHYAAVISPSKDAIAFMIMNATGLDFPKGFEGPPERKWIKIRKGDSPDYTLLSSLLSQSSESL; encoded by the coding sequence ATGGGTGCACCTTGGCAAGCTGAACTTTCGGATCGGCTGCGGGAGATGATTCACCAGACCATTCCCTCGGTTGAAGAGCGCATTCAATACAAAAAACCCCATTTTCTTAAAAACGGCCACTATGCCGCGGTGATTTCCCCGTCGAAGGATGCAATTGCATTTATGATCATGAATGCGACTGGACTGGATTTTCCAAAGGGCTTTGAAGGTCCACCGGAACGCAAGTGGATCAAGATTAGAAAAGGAGATTCTCCGGATTACACATTGCTCTCCTCTCTGCTCTCTCAGTCCTCCGAATCGCTCTAA
- a CDS encoding diaminopimelate dehydrogenase, which translates to MNTTIKVGISGYGNLGRGVHQAIAQNPDMELVAIFTRRDPQQLQTPPGVHFEHISAADQYIGRIDVMILCGGSATDLPEQTPQLAAMFNTVDSFDTHAKIPEFFQSVNQAALGGGRLSVISTGWDPGLFSMNRLLMEAVLPEGQEYTFWGPGVSQGHSDAIRRVPGVKAGVQYTVPVQAVTDGIRAGDTPKLETRQKHRRDCFVVAQEDADREQIREAIVNMPNYFADYDTTVTFITQEQLEAEHSGMPHGGFVIRSGVSGNGSKQIAEFGLKLESNPEFTASVLVAYARAAFRLSQEGQRGAKTVFDIPLGYLSPKSAEELRRELL; encoded by the coding sequence GTGAACACAACAATAAAAGTAGGCATTTCAGGGTATGGCAATTTGGGCAGAGGGGTACACCAGGCGATCGCACAAAATCCGGACATGGAACTTGTGGCGATATTCACGCGCAGAGACCCGCAGCAGCTTCAAACTCCCCCCGGCGTTCACTTTGAGCATATTTCTGCGGCAGATCAATACATAGGCCGTATTGACGTAATGATTCTGTGCGGCGGTTCAGCAACTGACCTGCCGGAACAGACTCCGCAGCTGGCGGCAATGTTCAATACGGTTGACAGCTTCGACACGCATGCCAAAATTCCGGAATTTTTCCAATCTGTAAATCAGGCAGCTCTTGGCGGAGGACGCTTAAGTGTGATCTCAACAGGCTGGGACCCAGGCCTGTTCTCCATGAACCGGCTTCTGATGGAAGCTGTGCTGCCCGAAGGACAGGAATATACATTCTGGGGGCCCGGTGTCAGCCAAGGCCACTCCGATGCGATCCGCCGCGTGCCGGGGGTGAAGGCCGGCGTTCAATACACCGTGCCGGTACAAGCTGTAACTGACGGCATCCGGGCCGGAGACACTCCGAAGCTGGAAACCCGCCAGAAACACCGCAGAGATTGTTTTGTTGTGGCACAGGAAGACGCCGACCGGGAACAAATCCGGGAAGCCATTGTGAACATGCCAAATTACTTCGCTGACTATGATACGACAGTAACCTTTATCACCCAAGAACAGCTTGAAGCGGAGCATTCCGGCATGCCGCATGGCGGGTTTGTGATCCGCAGCGGTGTATCCGGCAATGGAAGCAAACAAATCGCTGAATTCGGTCTGAAGCTGGAGAGCAATCCTGAGTTTACGGCCAGCGTTCTGGTTGCTTACGCTAGAGCAGCATTCCGTTTAAGCCAGGAAGGTCAGCGGGGCGCTAAGACGGTATTCGATATTCCGCTCGGTTATTTATCGCCTAAATCGGCAGAAGAGCTTCGCCGCGAGCTGCTGTAG
- a CDS encoding DEAD/DEAH box helicase — protein sequence MNLAVKLMQKFKDRDTQNKLKVYQDKAELIRKRNLEAWDDGQLQAESLRLQKEARSGTPLDELLVDAYALVCEAAKRKLGLQPYNVQIMAAIALHERLLIEQHTGEGKTLSAVMPAYLNALTGKGVHVLTFNDYLAKRDAEWMGPIYRFLGLTVNSVQAGMSLSEKREAYAKDITYVTAKEAGFDYLRDTIALSEADTVHRPFHYVIVDEADSLLLDEARVPLVISGDSASSRSDGFRFAEVARQLKQAEHYDFDEFQRNVYLNEAGAAKAESLLGCGNLYDSHNSHLLTSLNCALHAESLLKKDVDYIVRDGKIELIEEYTGRVAENRYLPDGLQAALTAKEGLYSVAGGKILGTITIQHFISLYPQICGMTATAHASAMDFEDIYALQVVQIPPNRPNIRIDHPHRIYTHKEAKLKALVQEITSVHRSGRPILIGTSSVEESAMLAEALAAAGVPCHVLNAKNDAEEADIITKAGETGAVTVSTNMAGRGVDIRLGGGDPAQAEAVAKLGGLYVIGTHVNESVRIDDQLRGRSGRQGDPGASVFYVSLEDELLLRFGIHTAVRVPRQDEALEEPVLSSKITSIQRIVMGQNFDIHKELNCYSDMVEDQRRILYAERLRILTGEQPLRPAEQRVRLFYIDEFWADHLAYVSYLREGIHLESLASRNPIDEFHAQITEAYEQIPSKINSAAEKMLERLGGSNDPAEWEKFGLKSPASTRTYIISDQYLQNKRSSWTAATVMAYWIRKILRPVLKLSNY from the coding sequence ATGAATTTAGCCGTCAAGCTGATGCAAAAATTCAAAGACCGCGATACTCAGAATAAGCTGAAAGTCTATCAGGATAAAGCGGAGCTCATCAGGAAACGGAATTTGGAAGCATGGGACGACGGGCAGCTTCAAGCGGAATCCCTCCGGCTGCAAAAAGAAGCACGATCGGGCACGCCTTTGGATGAGCTGCTTGTTGATGCTTATGCGTTAGTCTGCGAGGCAGCGAAAAGAAAGCTCGGATTACAGCCTTACAATGTCCAGATTATGGCTGCTATCGCCCTGCACGAGAGATTGTTGATCGAGCAGCATACCGGTGAAGGAAAAACACTCTCTGCTGTTATGCCAGCTTATCTAAATGCGCTGACCGGCAAAGGCGTTCATGTGCTGACATTTAACGACTATTTGGCAAAGCGGGATGCGGAGTGGATGGGCCCGATCTATCGGTTCCTCGGGTTAACCGTAAACTCGGTTCAAGCGGGTATGAGCCTGTCCGAGAAACGGGAAGCTTACGCCAAGGATATCACCTATGTTACAGCTAAAGAAGCGGGATTCGATTATTTGCGCGATACAATCGCACTAAGCGAAGCCGATACCGTGCATCGACCTTTCCACTACGTCATCGTCGACGAAGCGGATTCGCTGCTCCTCGACGAAGCGCGGGTGCCGCTGGTCATCAGCGGCGATTCGGCCTCTTCCAGAAGTGACGGCTTTCGTTTCGCAGAAGTGGCCCGGCAGCTCAAGCAAGCAGAGCATTACGACTTCGACGAGTTCCAGCGGAACGTATACTTAAATGAAGCAGGTGCTGCGAAAGCGGAATCGCTGCTGGGATGCGGCAATTTGTACGATAGCCATAACAGTCACTTGCTGACATCATTAAATTGCGCGCTGCATGCGGAATCGTTATTAAAGAAAGACGTCGATTACATCGTCCGGGACGGCAAAATCGAGCTGATCGAAGAATATACCGGCCGCGTGGCGGAGAACCGGTATTTGCCGGATGGGCTGCAAGCCGCGCTTACGGCCAAAGAAGGGCTGTACTCCGTAGCGGGCGGGAAAATTCTCGGGACGATTACCATTCAACACTTCATCAGCCTGTATCCGCAGATTTGCGGAATGACGGCTACCGCGCATGCTTCCGCAATGGACTTCGAAGATATTTATGCGCTGCAGGTCGTGCAAATCCCGCCGAACCGGCCGAACATCCGGATCGACCACCCGCACCGGATTTACACCCATAAAGAAGCCAAACTCAAGGCGCTCGTACAAGAAATCACGTCCGTCCATAGGTCGGGACGTCCCATTCTCATTGGTACGTCAAGCGTCGAGGAGTCTGCCATGCTGGCAGAGGCGCTAGCGGCTGCCGGCGTACCTTGCCATGTTCTGAATGCGAAAAACGACGCGGAAGAAGCCGACATCATCACCAAAGCGGGAGAAACCGGCGCCGTGACGGTATCTACAAACATGGCGGGACGCGGCGTCGACATCCGGCTCGGCGGCGGCGACCCCGCGCAAGCAGAGGCAGTCGCCAAGCTGGGCGGGTTGTACGTGATTGGCACCCATGTGAACGAAAGCGTGCGGATTGACGACCAGCTGCGCGGACGTTCCGGCCGCCAGGGCGACCCGGGTGCTTCCGTTTTTTATGTAAGCTTGGAAGACGAGTTGCTGCTTCGCTTCGGCATCCATACAGCAGTTCGCGTTCCCAGACAGGATGAGGCACTTGAAGAGCCGGTGCTCAGCAGCAAAATCACAAGTATTCAGCGTATTGTTATGGGCCAAAACTTCGATATCCACAAGGAACTGAACTGTTATTCGGATATGGTGGAAGATCAGAGGCGAATTCTATACGCGGAGCGGCTCCGAATTTTGACAGGCGAGCAGCCCCTCCGCCCTGCGGAGCAGAGGGTACGGCTTTTTTATATCGACGAGTTCTGGGCTGACCATCTTGCATACGTTTCTTACCTTCGCGAAGGTATTCACTTGGAGAGCCTTGCCAGCCGCAATCCGATCGACGAATTTCATGCGCAAATCACCGAAGCCTACGAGCAAATTCCTTCTAAAATAAACAGCGCGGCGGAGAAGATGCTTGAAAGGCTCGGAGGTTCGAATGACCCGGCAGAGTGGGAAAAGTTCGGTCTGAAGAGCCCTGCTTCCACCCGGACTTATATTATCAGCGATCAATACCTACAGAATAAGCGCAGCTCATGGACCGCAGCGACCGTAATGGCTTATTGGATTCGCAAGATTTTGAGGCCGGTACTCAAGTTGTCAAATTATTGA
- a CDS encoding RNA polymerase sigma factor yields MADVEQIYEQYFQDVYLFALSLSRDQQIAEEITQETFAKAVKNIDQFKGNCKISVWLCQIAKNTYFK; encoded by the coding sequence GTGGCCGATGTAGAGCAAATCTACGAGCAATATTTTCAGGATGTATACCTATTTGCGTTGTCTTTAAGCAGAGATCAACAGATTGCCGAGGAGATTACGCAAGAAACCTTTGCAAAAGCAGTGAAAAATATCGACCAGTTCAAAGGCAATTGTAAAATCAGCGTCTGGCTGTGTCAAATCGCCAAAAACACCTACTTCAAGTAG
- a CDS encoding DUF2705 family protein produces MRKFIDLVLNEWLKLSKKRSFFIAYGLLIGIPFVIGYVVHSVAGDMFASGPQFAAEMLLPSGIGQILNILVIIGTAGIVAKEYSQGTIKFLLIRARSRTAILASKFVTVLLYAFSLTVVTAVAVYASGMLWFGNGGGGLEIGGVLTSVLYNSVYMVMFATLAFMLGILTTSTGVTIGISMFALTISNLVIFRDFYKYVLFPNLNLAAYEGGGAPLPGMTLPFSILMLAVYFLLFLLTGFMVFRRRDVA; encoded by the coding sequence TTGCGTAAGTTTATCGATCTGGTGCTGAATGAGTGGCTTAAATTATCGAAGAAACGCAGCTTCTTCATCGCTTACGGGCTATTGATTGGAATACCGTTTGTAATAGGATACGTGGTGCATTCGGTTGCAGGAGATATGTTTGCTTCCGGGCCGCAATTTGCGGCAGAAATGCTGCTGCCGTCAGGCATCGGCCAGATCCTTAATATTCTGGTCATTATCGGGACAGCGGGAATTGTCGCCAAGGAATACAGCCAGGGAACCATTAAGTTCCTGCTGATCCGTGCCCGCAGCCGAACGGCCATTCTTGCCTCCAAATTTGTGACCGTCCTCCTGTATGCATTTAGCCTTACTGTTGTAACAGCAGTAGCGGTATATGCTTCCGGTATGCTGTGGTTTGGAAATGGCGGAGGCGGCCTGGAAATTGGCGGTGTACTCACATCTGTGCTTTATAACAGCGTCTATATGGTTATGTTCGCAACACTGGCTTTTATGTTGGGGATATTGACGACTTCTACCGGGGTAACCATAGGGATTTCGATGTTTGCCTTGACGATCAGCAATCTGGTCATCTTCCGGGATTTCTATAAATATGTTTTGTTTCCCAACTTGAATCTGGCCGCCTATGAAGGTGGCGGGGCACCGCTTCCGGGGATGACTCTGCCATTCTCTATCCTCATGCTGGCTGTATATTTCTTACTGTTTCTGTTGACGGGATTTATGGTGTTCAGACGAAGGGACGTTGCCTGA
- a CDS encoding ABC transporter ATP-binding protein, which translates to MNQTKDQPEAAGNGKTPIVLQMQGVSKIIKGKAIVNELSFDICKGEIVGLLGPNGAGKTTTIRMMTGLIRMTEGDVLIEGHSIRNDFNKAIAHIGAIIENPEFYSHMTGYDNLKQYQRMSDGITDARIDEVVRLVGLQEAMSKKVKAYSLGMRQRLGIAQALLHAPKLLILDEPTNGLDPAGIREMRDYMRRIAEVEGISILISSHMLAEIEQICHRAVVIQNGRLIAVTPLGEEVQAGGAIPLAIRVGKLEAALAVIHKQPEVQIIRTDEANSEVLVSMPDDQVPELIAAFSGAGVRVYRIMDNKQSLEEEFLKWTGGNRIA; encoded by the coding sequence ATGAATCAGACCAAAGATCAACCAGAAGCTGCAGGTAACGGGAAGACGCCGATCGTGCTGCAAATGCAAGGCGTAAGCAAGATCATCAAAGGGAAGGCCATTGTGAACGAACTGTCCTTTGATATTTGCAAGGGGGAAATTGTCGGGCTGCTGGGACCCAATGGAGCCGGGAAAACAACGACCATCCGCATGATGACCGGCTTAATCCGGATGACGGAAGGGGATGTGCTTATTGAGGGGCACAGTATCCGTAACGACTTCAACAAGGCTATCGCTCATATTGGTGCCATCATCGAGAATCCGGAGTTCTATTCACATATGACAGGTTATGACAACCTGAAGCAATACCAGCGGATGAGTGACGGAATTACGGATGCCAGGATTGATGAAGTTGTGCGGCTGGTTGGCCTGCAGGAGGCTATGAGCAAAAAGGTTAAAGCCTATTCCCTGGGGATGCGCCAGCGGCTTGGAATTGCCCAGGCACTGCTGCATGCGCCCAAGCTGTTGATTCTGGATGAGCCTACGAACGGGCTGGACCCTGCGGGAATCCGGGAAATGCGTGATTATATGCGGAGAATCGCAGAGGTGGAAGGCATCTCCATCCTGATTTCCAGCCATATGCTTGCCGAGATTGAACAGATATGCCACCGTGCAGTAGTCATTCAGAATGGCAGGCTGATCGCCGTCACACCACTCGGAGAAGAAGTGCAAGCCGGAGGAGCGATCCCTCTGGCGATCAGGGTAGGGAAGCTTGAAGCTGCCCTGGCTGTGATCCATAAACAGCCTGAAGTGCAGATCATCCGCACGGATGAAGCTAACTCCGAAGTTCTTGTAAGCATGCCGGACGATCAAGTGCCTGAGCTCATAGCTGCATTCAGCGGGGCGGGAGTCAGAGTCTACCGCATTATGGATAACAAACAAAGTCTGGAAGAAGAATTCCTGAAATGGACAGGAGGGAACCGCATTGCGTAA
- a CDS encoding alpha/beta hydrolase, with product MKEKEPTAVQPAPTLEGNPAPDETKGTVSIEKLGERRIFVYLPPGYETGKDRYPVVYMNDGRSVFNTGTSSFNKEWLVDKKVDQLVNDGKMEKVIVIAVDASEGSDRGKEYVPFPNDSIPTDGTGAEEFTSYFIETVIPFADSTYRTIPDRDHRMIMGSSFGGVQAFWMGYHHPETFSMIGALSASTWVANGQAYDDWVQETGKPDVKIWLDMGAEEGMVIDPLVDLLLSKGFKYGQDLFFQMDPIGEHDEISWSRRVHSPLIMFAGKAPGQAVKLEVSDYLSISGMGDSYLRVNPVATMDNGMDYSVPSAASYKVLNPEVGQVDPSGKVTFLKHEDLRIEVTYQGITQLYDIENDR from the coding sequence ATGAAAGAAAAGGAGCCAACCGCTGTTCAGCCTGCACCAACCCTTGAGGGAAATCCTGCTCCTGATGAAACCAAAGGTACAGTGAGCATAGAGAAGCTCGGGGAACGGAGAATCTTTGTTTACCTGCCGCCTGGTTATGAAACCGGCAAAGACCGTTATCCTGTAGTGTATATGAACGACGGGCGGAGTGTGTTCAATACAGGCACCAGTTCTTTTAATAAAGAGTGGCTGGTTGACAAGAAGGTAGACCAGCTTGTTAACGACGGCAAGATGGAGAAGGTCATTGTAATTGCAGTCGATGCAAGCGAAGGCTCAGACCGGGGGAAGGAGTATGTCCCTTTCCCTAATGATTCTATTCCTACGGATGGAACCGGGGCGGAGGAATTTACCAGCTATTTTATTGAAACCGTCATTCCCTTTGCGGATTCAACATACAGAACGATCCCAGACAGGGACCACCGGATGATCATGGGATCGTCATTTGGCGGAGTGCAGGCGTTCTGGATGGGCTATCACCATCCCGAGACTTTCTCGATGATCGGTGCGCTGTCCGCCTCCACATGGGTAGCTAACGGACAAGCGTATGACGATTGGGTGCAAGAAACCGGGAAGCCGGATGTGAAGATTTGGCTGGACATGGGAGCTGAGGAAGGAATGGTAATTGATCCACTGGTAGATTTACTTTTGTCGAAGGGATTTAAATATGGGCAGGATTTATTTTTTCAGATGGATCCTATTGGCGAGCATGACGAGATCTCCTGGTCCAGACGAGTACATAGTCCACTGATCATGTTCGCCGGGAAGGCACCCGGTCAGGCGGTGAAGCTGGAAGTAAGCGACTATTTGTCAATTTCAGGGATGGGAGATTCTTATCTCCGCGTCAATCCGGTAGCAACCATGGACAATGGAATGGATTATTCTGTCCCCTCCGCAGCCTCATACAAGGTGCTGAATCCTGAGGTTGGACAGGTGGATCCATCAGGGAAAGTGACCTTTTTGAAGCATGAAGACTTGCGTATTGAAGTTACATATCAAGGGATCACCCAGTTGTATGACATAGAAAATGATCGTTAG
- a CDS encoding CPBP family intramembrane glutamic endopeptidase: protein MREKENKTHKHVIIFSIIALSCGWIGRLVDQQVGTDQNGSLGQLLWIVSPLLTMVIMRSWMGDGWKDFGLKPRFKGNLLLYGFSVLFYPLMTVAIVGIGLGLGWTEISPSFSTFLTAFGMALLPGFIKNIFEEFAWRGYLAPKLFTLGINRFLVHITVGIVWGAWHFPFLHLFLDTTESMITYIPRLMIGMIAMAILYGEILLMTKSVWPAVLMHTMGNAFIDTLILKKYIQVHESYNVVGMPSPEGILAIALTGLAGLWMYKRRKKMTT, encoded by the coding sequence TTGAGGGAAAAGGAAAACAAGACGCATAAACACGTTATTATTTTCTCCATCATTGCGTTAAGCTGTGGATGGATTGGACGTCTGGTGGACCAACAAGTCGGAACAGATCAGAATGGCAGCCTAGGACAGCTGTTATGGATTGTGTCTCCCCTTTTGACGATGGTGATTATGCGCAGCTGGATGGGTGACGGATGGAAAGATTTCGGCTTAAAGCCCCGATTCAAGGGAAACCTGCTATTGTATGGATTCAGTGTACTGTTTTATCCCTTGATGACTGTCGCGATTGTCGGAATCGGCTTAGGACTGGGGTGGACAGAAATATCTCCTTCGTTCTCCACCTTCTTAACAGCATTTGGCATGGCTCTCCTGCCGGGTTTTATCAAAAATATATTCGAAGAGTTTGCCTGGAGAGGTTATCTGGCTCCTAAGCTGTTCACACTTGGAATCAATCGCTTCCTCGTCCATATTACTGTTGGAATAGTATGGGGGGCGTGGCATTTCCCTTTTTTGCACCTGTTTCTCGATACCACAGAAAGCATGATTACCTATATCCCCCGTTTGATGATCGGCATGATCGCCATGGCGATACTGTATGGCGAAATTTTGTTAATGACCAAAAGCGTATGGCCAGCCGTTCTTATGCACACGATGGGAAATGCCTTCATTGATACATTGATTCTGAAAAAATACATTCAGGTACATGAGAGTTACAACGTAGTAGGCATGCCCAGCCCGGAAGGAATCCTCGCTATTGCTTTGACGGGGCTTGCCGGTCTATGGATGTATAAGAGAAGAAAAAAAATGACGACCTGA
- a CDS encoding phosphotransferase, with amino-acid sequence MREGHKPTDTIVSQVWPEWNGTLRKRSGGWNNTTYFVENSAHRAVLRIYDTHRDRDKIEFEHAVLQKLGNLSLPFKVPVPVSTPAGETLVKLKDADDKFACMFHYIEGDSPAEEEAGYFESFGESAGFLSAVLADLRPGLIPVYRPYYELRQAYPLCSDAAIRELCQNPPRPFSGLGQELKLLYAAYDQIADSLAGLKELPHQLVHGDLNASNLLLKTSDHRQVAALLDFEFCTYDVRAMEPAVILSGLLGQAEEKTAVRDFCRGFSRRVRLSEAEINAVPVLMLLRKVDVFLHFVTRYLEGTDEAHVLQEQVRLLSEDVSQLTAQTSAILEILSGEQEQHC; translated from the coding sequence ATAAGAGAGGGGCATAAGCCTACGGATACAATTGTAAGCCAGGTTTGGCCGGAGTGGAATGGAACGCTGCGGAAGCGGAGCGGCGGCTGGAATAATACAACTTATTTTGTGGAAAATAGTGCTCATCGCGCCGTGCTGCGTATCTATGATACGCACAGGGACAGAGACAAGATCGAATTCGAGCACGCTGTGCTGCAAAAGCTGGGAAACCTGTCATTACCCTTTAAAGTTCCTGTGCCGGTCTCAACCCCGGCTGGAGAAACTTTGGTTAAACTCAAGGATGCCGACGATAAATTCGCCTGCATGTTCCATTACATAGAAGGGGATTCACCTGCAGAGGAAGAGGCAGGGTATTTTGAATCCTTTGGGGAGTCGGCAGGATTCTTATCTGCTGTTCTGGCTGATCTGAGGCCCGGTCTGATTCCGGTGTACCGTCCCTATTACGAGCTCCGGCAGGCATATCCGCTATGTAGTGATGCAGCAATACGGGAGCTGTGTCAGAATCCGCCTCGCCCTTTTTCCGGCCTTGGCCAAGAGCTGAAGCTGCTGTACGCAGCCTATGACCAAATCGCTGATTCTCTGGCCGGACTCAAGGAGCTTCCGCATCAACTGGTGCACGGTGATTTGAACGCATCGAATTTGCTGCTTAAGACCTCAGATCACCGGCAAGTAGCCGCGCTGCTTGATTTTGAATTCTGCACCTACGATGTGCGGGCCATGGAGCCTGCGGTTATTCTGTCCGGGCTGCTGGGCCAGGCGGAAGAAAAGACGGCGGTCCGGGATTTCTGCCGGGGCTTCAGCCGCCGGGTCCGGCTCTCCGAAGCCGAAATCAACGCGGTCCCGGTGCTGATGCTGCTTAGAAAAGTTGATGTGTTCCTCCATTTTGTCACTCGTTATCTGGAGGGTACGGATGAAGCACATGTGCTGCAAGAGCAAGTGAGGCTGTTGTCTGAAGATGTAAGTCAGCTGACTGCTCAAACATCAGCAATACTGGAGATCCTGAGCGGGGAGCAAGAGCAACATTGCTGA
- a CDS encoding GntR family transcriptional regulator, with amino-acid sequence MTIEFDNNQPIYLQIMNYMKGEIVTGKLKPGDKIPSVRELAAELQINPNTVQRTFQELERETIVETRRGMGRYVTGNEQTILTIKKEMAQDVLDRFIRGMQELGFQSEEILAAVAENIEIRTKP; translated from the coding sequence ATGACCATAGAATTTGACAATAATCAGCCGATTTACCTCCAGATCATGAATTATATGAAAGGGGAGATCGTGACGGGCAAGCTGAAGCCGGGCGACAAAATCCCCTCCGTACGTGAATTGGCCGCTGAACTGCAGATTAATCCGAATACGGTGCAAAGAACCTTTCAGGAACTGGAGCGTGAGACAATCGTGGAAACCCGGCGCGGCATGGGCAGATATGTAACCGGAAATGAGCAGACGATTCTGACAATTAAAAAAGAGATGGCGCAGGATGTGCTGGACCGTTTTATCCGCGGCATGCAGGAGCTGGGTTTTCAGAGTGAGGAGATCCTGGCGGCTGTAGCTGAGAATATTGAAATAAGAACGAAACCATAG
- a CDS encoding DUF975 family protein: MSLILVILGEGSGLPSLNNLRSSARSELPGSGLDFDWGVLWPFVVLVLFIISIIAVIGIAFHILIGTPLTVGSLRYFKQSAEGEVRMGNIGYAFNKDRYWAIVLTMLWRGFLNFLWFLLLIIPGIVKSYAYSQVPYILADNPNIGYNRAVELSKQMTHGHKFRMFVLDLSFLGWILLGLLALGIGVLFVQPYINATKAELYLELRHNALVYNLTTEHELRLAQIPYF; this comes from the coding sequence GTGAGTTTAATTCTGGTCATTCTCGGAGAAGGCTCAGGTCTCCCAAGCTTAAATAATTTGAGATCATCAGCCCGTTCAGAACTGCCCGGCTCCGGCCTGGATTTCGATTGGGGCGTGTTATGGCCTTTTGTTGTACTCGTATTATTCATAATTAGCATCATCGCAGTAATTGGAATTGCATTTCATATCCTGATCGGTACTCCGCTTACAGTAGGTTCATTGCGTTATTTCAAGCAATCTGCCGAAGGCGAAGTCCGAATGGGCAATATCGGCTATGCGTTTAACAAGGACCGGTATTGGGCTATCGTTCTTACCATGCTCTGGAGAGGTTTTTTGAATTTTTTATGGTTCCTGCTGCTGATCATTCCAGGAATAGTAAAATCCTATGCGTACAGTCAGGTCCCATACATCCTTGCGGACAATCCGAACATCGGGTATAACCGTGCAGTAGAATTAAGCAAGCAAATGACACACGGACATAAGTTCCGCATGTTTGTGCTTGATTTGAGTTTTCTTGGCTGGATTCTGCTTGGCCTGCTGGCACTCGGCATTGGCGTCTTATTTGTCCAGCCCTATATCAATGCCACGAAGGCTGAGCTTTACTTAGAATTACGCCATAATGCGCTTGTGTATAATTTGACAACAGAACACGAGCTCCGGCTGGCACAGATACCCTATTTTTAG